The following proteins are encoded in a genomic region of Comamonas resistens:
- a CDS encoding HTH-type transcriptional regulator ArgP: MLDYAGLEALAAVVREGSFERAAHKLHVTPSAVSQRIKQLEERVGQALVLRGQPCTGTEAGRRLCLHVEQVALLENDLRRKNPELIPEGQAALPSLKLAVNADSLSTWFMDAMAAFTEGSNELLDISIDDQDHTAQRLKQGEVMAAVTATGSAITGCNTWPLGRMRYVAVASPAFVQRYLSQDATPQSIAQAPMMCYGRKDSLQDQWLQSLGVDGRRNAARHFLPSNQGYSRALELGMGWGMHPVQMIESELKLGRMVELIPGQSLDIPMYWCHTRSAQASLQRLTDCVIQAAAACLEPMTAQ; this comes from the coding sequence ATGCTCGACTACGCGGGATTGGAAGCCCTAGCCGCTGTGGTGCGCGAGGGCAGTTTCGAGCGTGCGGCACACAAGCTGCATGTCACGCCCTCGGCCGTTTCCCAGCGCATCAAACAGCTGGAAGAGCGCGTGGGCCAGGCACTGGTTCTGCGTGGCCAGCCCTGCACGGGCACCGAGGCCGGGCGACGCCTGTGCCTGCATGTGGAACAGGTCGCGCTGCTGGAAAACGATTTGCGTCGCAAGAACCCCGAGCTGATCCCCGAAGGGCAGGCCGCCCTGCCCTCGCTGAAGCTGGCGGTCAATGCCGACTCGCTTTCCACCTGGTTCATGGATGCCATGGCGGCCTTTACCGAAGGCAGCAACGAGTTGCTGGACATCAGCATCGACGACCAGGACCACACGGCGCAGCGCCTCAAGCAAGGCGAGGTCATGGCGGCCGTGACGGCCACCGGTTCGGCCATCACGGGTTGCAACACCTGGCCGCTGGGACGCATGCGCTATGTGGCGGTGGCCTCACCGGCTTTCGTGCAGCGCTATCTGTCCCAGGACGCGACGCCCCAGTCCATCGCCCAAGCACCCATGATGTGCTATGGACGCAAGGACAGCCTGCAGGACCAGTGGCTGCAGAGCCTGGGGGTCGATGGCAGGCGCAACGCTGCACGCCACTTTCTGCCCTCGAACCAGGGCTACTCCAGGGCTCTGGAGCTGGGCATGGGCTGGGGCATGCATCCGGTACAGATGATCGAGTCGGAACTGAAGCTGGGCCGCATGGTGGAGCTGATACCGGGCCAGAGCCTGGACATCCCCATGTACTGGTGCCACACGCGCAGCGCGCAGGCCAGCCTGCAGCGGCTGACCGACTGCGTGATCCAGGCCGCAGCTGCCTGCCTGGAGCCCATGACTGCCCAATGA
- a CDS encoding LysE/ArgO family amino acid transporter — protein sequence MFASDLSSAWLAGFTVCISLIVSIGAQNLYVLRQAVQGEHVRACVTWCVISDAVLVAIGVAGMSQMLEQRPGLAYYLTLGGAVFLLAYGLFALRRMWLAPDAALNADERADKRSLAPRSLMSVMAALAAITLLNPHVYLDTVLLMGSIGAQQQGVSRWTYVMGAASASLSWFVLLAFAGQRMKGIFANPKAWRVMDGITGVMMLALAWWVASGVMQMD from the coding sequence ATGTTTGCGTCCGACCTCTCCTCTGCCTGGCTGGCAGGCTTCACTGTTTGCATCTCCCTCATCGTCTCCATCGGCGCACAAAATCTATATGTGCTGCGCCAGGCCGTGCAAGGCGAGCATGTGCGTGCCTGCGTAACCTGGTGCGTGATCAGCGATGCAGTCCTGGTGGCGATTGGCGTGGCAGGCATGTCGCAGATGCTGGAGCAGCGTCCGGGCCTGGCCTACTATCTGACATTGGGCGGGGCGGTATTTCTGCTGGCTTATGGCTTGTTTGCACTGCGCCGCATGTGGCTGGCGCCTGATGCTGCCCTGAATGCGGACGAGCGTGCAGACAAGCGCAGCCTGGCACCGCGCAGCCTGATGAGTGTGATGGCGGCCCTGGCCGCGATCACCTTGCTCAATCCCCATGTCTATCTGGATACCGTGCTGCTGATGGGCTCCATCGGCGCGCAGCAGCAGGGCGTGAGTCGCTGGACCTATGTGATGGGCGCGGCCAGCGCCAGCCTCAGCTGGTTTGTGCTGCTGGCATTTGCAGGCCAGCGCATGAAAGGCATTTTTGCCAATCCCAAGGCCTGGCGTGTGATGGACGGCATCACGGGCGTGATGATGCTGGCGCTGGCCTGGTGGGTGGCCAGCGGTGTGATGCAAATGGATTGA
- a CDS encoding DUF2721 domain-containing protein, with protein sequence MSIWSIDAQTVTHSIQLAVAPVFFLTAVAGMIGSVAGRLARIIDRARKLEEMLRTTEDHELVARYLKELHFLRERGRLANVAIGLLTLCGMCIGLTIVLLFVGQAYGVSGHRYAVISFLLGVFAFVSALCCFLWETAMATRILDFHMLSRAKAAVRHVDAQTRD encoded by the coding sequence ATGAGCATCTGGTCCATAGACGCCCAGACCGTCACCCATAGCATCCAGCTGGCCGTGGCGCCGGTTTTTTTCCTGACGGCCGTGGCCGGCATGATCGGCTCGGTGGCCGGACGGCTGGCACGCATCATCGACCGGGCGCGCAAGCTTGAAGAGATGCTGCGCACCACCGAAGACCATGAGCTGGTTGCACGCTACCTCAAGGAGCTGCACTTTCTGCGCGAGCGGGGGCGCCTGGCCAATGTGGCCATCGGTCTGCTGACCTTGTGCGGCATGTGCATAGGTCTGACCATCGTGCTGCTGTTCGTCGGCCAGGCCTACGGCGTCAGCGGCCATCGTTATGCGGTGATCAGCTTTTTGCTCGGTGTTTTCGCCTTTGTTTCCGCCTTGTGCTGCTTTCTCTGGGAGACGGCCATGGCAACCCGTATTCTGGACTTCCACATGCTCAGCCGCGCCAAGGCTGCCGTGCGCCATGTGGATGCGCAGACCAGGGATTGA